Part of the Fundulus heteroclitus isolate FHET01 chromosome 20, MU-UCD_Fhet_4.1, whole genome shotgun sequence genome, AGCTGACAGAACGGTCCGAGGAGACAACGGGACCTGGACGAGCTTTCCTCTGCggacacagaaccagcagagTTAAATGGACGGGTCAACACCTCCATCGCAGGGCTGGGCCACACgcctttatttaaatataatttatgccACACAAGATCATAAATTAGCCTTAGCTGGAAGCCACGTTTTCCGTAATGTCCCTGAACACCTCACCAGTTTCAggtgagcagcagcagagcgAATGAAACGAGCTTCTGTATCAAACGTCACGTTCTGGGCCTGTATCCTCCACCGGAACCGGTCCACAAACACCAGAACCCGGTCCAGCCTTTACCAGCAGTTCTGATAAACTTGCCTTTATGGAAAACTAGTGCCTCTGATTTGCCACACAGGCAAATTACGCCTGAATCAAGATTAACTAAAATATACGGCAAAGGAGATCTGTGCTGCATTTTACAGGCAATCCTAATTGGTTATATAGAATAGATCGTTTCCATGTTCTAAgctggatgatggatggttcctagagtctctaaaagtagaatgggaggcagatcctttagctatcaggctcctcccagttttggtccgtgaggcagacaccccgtctacttttaagactaatcttaaaactttcctttgtgacaaagcttctagtcagagtggctcatgttaccctgagctacctctatagttatgctgctataggcttaggctgctggaggacatcagggtccatttctctctctctgctgagttctcctactgttctccaatctgcattgtttgttgttatttcagcttttaactttttgttctctgtcatttttctcttcattgaaggtacacctggtctggtgttcttttagctgtgacatcatcaggggaggcagatcatcctctattaacatctaccatagaaagtactcctgggtcaatgtgagcttctgagctttctgtgtctctgctctgtcttctctaacatagaaagtactcctgggtcaatgtgagcttctgtgctttctgtgtctctgctctgtcttctctaccatagaaagtactcctgggtcaatgtgagcttctgagctttctgtgtctctgctctgtcttctctaacatagaaagtactcctgggtcaatgtgccccagtgggtggaggcagatgagcgttcacactgctGTTAATTGgagctacataaataaaatgtaacaattaaagctaattttaaaatatggcGTTCTACCCAGCCCCGCCTGACACCAGATTCACAGATCACCTTCTTGGGGATCGGGCTTCCTCTGAGAATAAAGTCTTCATCAGCTGCTCTGGATCTCTGCACAACAAGAGCATCGGATCAGAACCATGTGAGGGCACGGCCTGCTCTGATTGGTCGGTCATAGTCTGTGTACCTTCACTGTGACCTCTGACCCCGGCCTTTTCCCCTCCACCTCTGGAAACAGCTGTTTGGCCTGGTGATGACATCCAGAACCGGGTGAGTTCAGCCGGTCATGTGACTGAAGCATTAAGAGACgaaacaggaagtgacctcACATGTTCCAGAACGTTCCTGCAGGCCTCCCTGATCAGCTGATCCGTCTGGACGTCTTCACCTACGTTCTCCTTCACGTTCTCTGCTGCCTTTTCAAAgaactgcaacacaaacacacctggTCACACCCCGTACCTGCCCGCAGGTGGCCCCGCCCCCTCAGTGTGAGCTCAGACCTTCTGGTACTTCCTGAACACAGCCATGATATCATCATTGAAGCTGGGCTGAAGCACCGCCCTCAGCAGGTCCATGGACACCTGAGGGTCCGTGTAGCTGCTCACAGGTGAGAGAAGGACCGGGATTAGACTGGACCGGGTCGACTGGACCGGGTCGACTGGACCGGGTCGACTGGACCGGGTCAAACAACAGAACCGGTGTCTGGGCGCACGGACCTGACAGTGGTGTGTGAGCGGCGTCCTCGTCTCTGAACGTGTCTGTGTTTGATCATCAGGTTCCACGGCTTCTACAACCAGATGATTACCGGTCAGAAACTGGGTCTCTGGGTTCCAGGAGGTCCGATTCACCATCTTTCTATTTATTAAGTTATTTCTTCTCTAAACCGTTCCGTGGAGAAACTTCTCAGCCGACATTATAGATGCTCACCAAACATCTTCTGTCTTGTTGCCATCGGTTGTTTAAACTTGAAGAAACAGGATCTTTTTAACCAGGATTTTATtaattgtcatgtttttctAAACCGCTCAGCTTTCAGAACCAGGGCAGCGTTTTATCACCGCTATATGGACCGCTGGACCAGCTCAGTTCTCACTACATTTACATCATTCAGACTACTGGGTCCAGACCTGAAGCTGATAGAACCGCGGTTCTGAGAGCTGGTCGTCGGCGCTGAAGTCCTGCAGGTTCTACAGGTGGGGGGGCCGTCTGAGTCGGGCCGACATGTCAGCAGAACGTGAGCCTGAAGGCTGAATTTGGACCGATTTAGGGCGCTAAAAGCTGCTCTTCTCTTATTGACAAGTGGATAAATGAGTAAAAGTGTaatttttatgaaaatgtaaataaaaacataaactggTCATATTATTTCCCCTTCAGAGAGAAATCTGATGCATTTCCTGATACAAAACTAACATATCAAGTAAATCTGCAGGAGAAACGAATCATTTTAATCCAGATTCACCTTCCAGTCCGTTGTTGTTATCTTCCTGATAAACCAGGAAATGGTTTCAGGTCCAGAAGAGACCCAGAACTTTGCTTCCAGAACATTTTAACCCCCAGTCTGTTCTGATCATCAAAGTTTAGATAAAGCTCATAGATCTTTAGATGCTTCTTAATGTGAACAATATAAAAACCTTTTGCTCGATTGAGCAACAAAGCACAGAAATCAGATTAAAGTCATCATGTAGTATTGataaccttaaaaaaataacatttttattagtgACTTAAGTTAAATTAACTTAATCTTAGCATATTTTACTCAATAAGCTAATATTAAACTAAGTGTTAAGAAGTTATTTAACCCTAAATCTAtagttgaaaaaaatatactttttcaagaatataaaatataaacagacagaataaatcaaataaataatcatctgaaaattataaaaagaaacgtaaaaaaggtaaaagaaaaaacacaaatacatttaaaagtctaaaaataaactaaactgaaaCCTAAAAAAGCAGGAATGTAACTCAATTGCAGTTTTAAATAATTACTAAGAAATAGAGACCAATTAAAGTAATGAAATCTAAACTTGAGAAACTAAATAAACCGGGAGCTGCCCGTTAGCCGCCACTAGCTGCGTCTCTTCCGGTTCCGTACCGGGTTCTGGTCCGGGTTTTCTGCTCCGACCTGCTCCAGCCACTCTCGGCCGCCTTCGCTGCGGTGGGCTCCCATCCCGAACCCGGTTCCGGTTCTGCAGCGGTTCGTTCTGATCCAGTCAGCTCCGGATGGAACCGAGCTAACccagctaggctaggctaacgGTGGCTAAAGTAGCGGAAGCCGGCGGTGCTTAACGCCGCGGATTTCCGGCACGGGTTCGGTTCTGTGATCGGGTCGGAGTTTAAAAGCTGGTTTTACTGTCAGCTGCTGATCAATAATCGATCTAAGTTTGATGTTTACTTCCAGGAAGCTACACTGCTCGTACTTCCGCTTACACTGGCTCGTTTCCGGCCAGAgaaagtcaaaataaaagctttagcgTCAGGCTCcaggtttcaaaataaaaacctccTGAAATAATGTGTTAGTACAGCTGTTAAACCACAGGGGGCGCTGCATGCATTTCTCCGTAGCGGCCTTCAGGGTTagaattgtttgttttgtttttttttgtttttacaaatcgTATAATACAATATAATATAAGCCTAACTCCTGCAGGACAGTCCTGGGTGAAGAGAGCTGGACTGAGGACATAGCCCTGTGGTGTtcctgaggatcagtggagcagatgttctccatcctcacctcctgggtctgttggtgaggaggtcactgatccaggagcagagaggtggagaacccatgctgtggagcttcagagccagcatgtctgggagcaccgTGCTGatgctgaagtccatgaagagcatcctgACAGGtgatgttctgctgcaggtgagTTAGAGCTGAGTGCTGATGATACagcgtcctctgaggagacgttctcCCTGTAAgtgaactgcaggctgtccagcaGGGACACCGTCCTTCATGGACTTCAGGAGGATCCTCTGGAAGCTCTTCCTGATGACGGGGGTCAGAACGATGGGACGATGGTCACTGAGGCAGGAGATGGTTGGTTTCTGGGGGACAGGAACGATTATGGAGGATTTCAGAGAGGCAGGAAGCGTGGAGAGGATGAAGATGTCCAGATGTCCTGCTAGCTGGTCAGAACATGATCTAAGCGTCCGGGCTGActccatgtctggacctgcagcctggttggtggtgaccttCTTCAGGGAGGAGGTCacctggtggagctgcaggaggagaggcTGATGTTTCTCCTCTGGCTGGGGGAGATGTTCAGGCTCCAGGTCCCTGCTGGTTTATTTGTGCTGACTTTACATTTAGACAGCAGCCTGGTGAGGATCCTTGGGTGAAGCAGCAGGAGTCACAGAGATTATTTCAGGGGAACTAGATCTAGACCAGAGAGATGTCCACATGGAGCACGGTGAGAAGGTCATCCGACATCAATCAGGCTCACTTTTTAACGAGTTCTTTCAATGTAGACAACATCTGATCTTTTACGTCTGATTTTAACATTTGATAAACGATTTCTGGGACATTTCATCGTTTCTCTTTTCTTCATGGTTGCCACTGGTAACCATGAAATACCGATCAGCTGATTTAAATCCACATTAACCTTCATGAGCTGCTTTGCAGCGACTGTTTATGGTTGGATGTGGGCATGTTGAGGAGGAACCTGAGGAGGAACCTGCTACCAGATGTTCTGGTCCAGCTGGTGAGCATTTTTAGAAATCTGGACTTTTTTTGGCCGTACACAAACCTACACCCTAAGCAATATTTTATAAACCAGACCCTGGTGAACAGCTGGAGCTTAGCCGTCATATAATTTGGACCAGTTTCTCCTCTCACTCCCCCACTAACCAGGAGTCTCTGGTTCAACTCCTGCCCCATGAGCCAGTGACTGGGTACCGCCTACCAGGTGTTTATCCCTTATTTCACTGCTGTACGCATCATAATATTCTATAAACTGTGCTCCACCAAATATAATCCTCATCTATTTAATCCTTTGCTCTCTGCATCATCGTATCAACCTGCCTGCTTGTTGAGGTGTTTTCTGTACTGCACACTGGTTTTATCAGTCTTGTTCTACCATCTAGAGTCCATTTCCTCAGATGGGACATACCTGGAGGCTAAAGCTGCTTCTGATCCATTCCAGCATTGCAAACTTCTCATTTCAGACTTTGAGTCCCTGCTGACAGAGCTGGAAATCCCCAGAAGGTTCaggactgatgagacaaaccACCTTAGACCCGTGAGCGATGGCGTCCCTCACTTATGCATGAGGCAGAGCCCAGCCACCCCACATGCAGCGTGGGTCCAGAACCTGGCTGGGTCCAGAACCTGTCTGGTTCCAGAACCTGGCTGGGTCCAGAACCTGGCTGGTTCCGTCAGGATCCGTTTCTGCCTGGTTTGGTTTGCAGGCTTTATGAAGCCAACGGCGGCCTGATCATGTGACGGTGTGAGTGTGTACAGAAGGACGAGGTGACGGACTGCTGCTGGGctggatatatatattttactagGAGAGAAGCTGCAGGTTATCTTCAGGCAGTATGAAGGACAGACTGAATTTACACAGAAGCTGAAAGGACCCCGGAGCAGACTGGAGTGGAGGTTTGAACTTCCTCCACCCACCCACCGTTCAGAGTCCAGCGCCTTCATGCAGAGAGCAGGAGGGTCCCAGCTCTGCTGTACACTCATTTACATCATTTAACGCTTTGGTTTGGTTAAAACAAACTGtgaatgaaaacacaaacacatttcatccctttaaaaaggttaaattagaccaaataaaaactgttcaacagcaaaacaaacaacagaccTCAGATCAGTCCAGCTGTACAATATCTACACAGACAGGCATCTGATAGGTCcaccaccagccaatcagagagcacTCAGCCACCAGAGCAGAGAAGTGGGAGGAGCCAGgtatttcacatttatttttccaacatgGACACAACCAGAACAGCGGGTTCTGTCCAGATCAACCCAGAATAACCCGTTCCTGCAGAACCACAAACCTTCAGACCGGGTCTGACCGCTTCCCGTTACACAACGCAGCATCCCTCTGGATCCTCAACCCGCTTCCTGCCTGTTTCAGGTGTTTCCTGCCGCCACACACCTGGCCTACACAAACGGGTGATGAAGAGCCTCTGCAGCCCCTGATGGCTGCTGAGGGCCTCATGCAACCATTTGATGCAGGCGTGGTGCAGCAGAAACGTCTAAAACAAGCAGGACAGAGGAtcctgaggaccaggattgAAGACCCCTGATGAGGAGTAATCTGGGCTGGAATGGGTCGACCAAACCCACCAGACCAGTTTAGGCTCTAACTAGATTAGACTGAAGAAATAAAGGCATTAAATCCAATAATCCTGCTTGAGACCAACTGGGCCGGGCTGATTTAACAGCCGTCTCTGAATgactaaaaacaacagaaacgttCTTCTTGTTGTGAACTAGGAGGAAATGTCAGAACCTGATTGATTTGGACTGGAAAAGCAAACCATCTGGATTAAAAGGACGTCTTTAAGGTTTCTGATGATGGGCAGGAGAGAACGATGATGGAAACCCAATGACCTGAAGCCACGCCCCTCTGCGGCCCCGCCCCTCTGCCGCTGCGGCCCCGCCCCTGCCGCTGTGGCCCCGCCCCTCTGCCGCTGCGGCCCCGCCCCTCTGCCCGCTTGGGTTCTGCTTTCTCCTCAGGAGATAAGATTCTGGACGAGTCCCAGAAATGATAGCTGCCATGACAACCAATCACCAGCCTCAGAGGGACGCAACGACAGATCAGGGCTTTTATCAATACACGCTGACATCACTGAGCTTCAGGTGAgcttcaaccaatcagagcagccGACAAACAAAGACGTGAGGTTTAAatgaggctccgccccctgaTGGTGGTGGTAGATTATCGATTAGAGGTGAGGATGTGCTACAGGTGCTGGTGAGGGACAGTTTGAGAGGGCCGAGTGACGTTTGTAAACACACATTTACATGAAGGGGCGTGGCCACTGCAGACCACGCCCCTCTACACAGCAGTGAGCTTGTCCTGAgggctgctgctactgctgctgccgttgttgttgttgttgtcatgGCCACCAGGTGACATCATCCCGCTCTGTGTCCTATCAGAGGCCTTAGGGGTGGAGTCTTTGTCTCCAGCAGCCGACTGGGCGGGGCCAGGGGAGGAGAGCGAGGAAGTGCGGGGCAGCGTGGGGCGGTACGCCGTGCTCAGCTCAGCCAGACGTTCTGGTGTCGGGGCCCACTTGGCAAATCCTGCGTCATTCTGGAGGAAGAGCACGGCGGTACCATGAACGGCCCGGTAGTACATCTCgtcgctgaaaaaaaaaacatttacaagtCAGTATGGCCCCCCAAGCAGGACATCCGCAGTGAGAACATTTACCGTATATtccagactataaggcgcacttaaaatccttaaatcttctcaaaaactgATGGTGCTCCTTATCTATGATGACCgttgtgtttactgactgattCTATGCGGTACAATGTgttcagaaatctgttaaaatgtttaagtagGACTTTGGTGAACAATGAAGCCGCTCTGCtcagtggatattaggagcattacggtacactgtgtgactacctgaggacccctgagctgtctacagactgcctgactgtaatgtctaaactagaagagtTCATGTAGAGACCCCCACATATTCAGGTGTAGTTCACTTCACAGAGATCCACGCATACTCAAGGCAGACGAGGGGTCACACAAACTTCTCAGCAGCAAGAAGTCGTCACACCAAAATGTTTGATATGCgacactgagctgctcccagCAGGCGGTCTGCAGGACGCAGCATCAGTCTCTCTCTGTTCTGCTGACAGGAggcggctctaggtgctcagctagctaggACTATGAAGGTCAAAACGCCCGGAGTACACGCTAGTAACAATAAAactagtaagttaatttaatataaagttacgtttattttggccttatgttagaaatttattttggtGGCTACTGCTCTGAGTAGGGAAGGAAAACTAGTGTCCAGTGTTGCTGCCTCAGCGACTCTCTTGCTATATCTGGTGACTTTTAAGACACCTCTagcaacttttatttaaaaaaaaaaaaagtgatttttctctgtttctggCCATTTAGCAGCTTCACGAGTTGTTCtaatccctcagcgctgtctcacaggcagctgcctcgtcctgaaagcCCTGCATGGAGCAAAgcgagcagagaggagagccgCTCTGTTTCCACgcatcagagctgctgctgagtCCACCCTGGATTATAAAGGTgggtaaaagtaaaataaatttattttttaaatgaaatttatACGacaggaacccccccccccctccccttagCTCTAGCTCCCTGCAGACTCAGACTGGGTCGCTCCAAAACTTCCACCACTTCCAGTCAGAAGGAAAAGTTGATAAAACTAACTAATAAAACTTAATTAAGCTTCAGACTTAAATCTGCCAGCTCCATA contains:
- the LOC105917806 gene encoding deoxynucleotidyltransferase terminal-interacting protein 1, which translates into the protein MGAHRSEGGREWLEQVGAENPDQNPKPWNLMIKHRHVQRRGRRSHTTVSYTDPQVSMDLLRAVLQPSFNDDIMAVFRKYQKFFEKAAENVKENVGEDVQTDQLIREACRNVLEHAKQLFPEVEGKRPGSEVTVKRSRAADEDFILRGSPIPKKRKARPGPVVSSDRSVSYSVVKPKAEPVKKEGPKWDPSRLNESSTFVLGSRANKALGMGGTRGRIYIKHADLFKYAADAKDKQWLAERHHMRATGGKMAYLLIEEDIQDLSRSDEYRDCPDVRMDELKPFSVPVWMVEKMQRAMEAQRDNDP